A genomic window from Magnetovibrio sp. PR-2 includes:
- a CDS encoding bifunctional riboflavin kinase/FAD synthetase, with amino-acid sequence MRIFRHYTDLPEDARGSVVAIGNFDGIHKGHQVVINEAGSIARATNVPWAVMSFEPHPDALFKPDGAPFRLSTMRTKAHMIEQLGVDELLVQHFDFAFAGLTAQQFVEDVLVGGLGATHVVAGYDFQFGQKRSGDCDTLLHMGRELGFGFTAVPKVADEDGIVYSSTRVREYLIAGDPRGAAHVLGRPAELEGRVEKGDQRGRQLGFPTANLDLSDFLRPALGVYAIRAGVDEGLETQWINGVCNVGKRPTFKDGEDVLLEAHLFDFEGDLYGKHLRVQLIERLRPEQKFAGLDAIKAQIAIDCEKAREILSKEG; translated from the coding sequence ATGCGCATCTTTAGACACTACACCGACCTGCCAGAAGACGCCCGCGGCTCCGTCGTCGCCATTGGCAACTTCGACGGCATCCACAAAGGCCACCAAGTTGTCATCAACGAGGCCGGGTCCATTGCGCGTGCCACCAACGTGCCGTGGGCGGTGATGTCTTTCGAGCCCCACCCGGACGCATTGTTCAAACCGGACGGTGCGCCGTTTCGTCTGTCCACCATGCGCACCAAGGCGCACATGATTGAACAACTGGGCGTGGACGAGCTGTTGGTTCAGCATTTCGACTTTGCATTTGCTGGCCTCACGGCACAGCAGTTTGTCGAAGACGTTTTGGTGGGCGGTTTGGGCGCAACCCATGTGGTTGCCGGCTATGACTTTCAATTTGGCCAAAAGCGCTCCGGCGATTGCGACACATTGTTGCACATGGGCCGCGAACTGGGTTTTGGTTTCACCGCCGTGCCCAAAGTGGCGGATGAAGACGGCATTGTGTATTCGTCGACCCGCGTGCGGGAGTATTTGATTGCAGGCGACCCGCGCGGCGCGGCCCACGTTCTGGGACGCCCCGCAGAGTTGGAAGGCCGGGTCGAAAAAGGCGACCAGCGCGGCCGCCAATTGGGCTTCCCCACAGCCAATTTAGATCTCAGCGATTTTCTCCGCCCGGCGCTTGGCGTATATGCCATCCGCGCAGGCGTGGATGAAGGCCTGGAGACGCAGTGGATCAACGGTGTCTGCAATGTGGGCAAACGCCCCACCTTCAAGGACGGCGAAGACGTTTTGTTGGAGGCCCATCTCTTTGATTTTGAAGGCGATTTGTACGGCAAGCACTTGCGTGTGCAGCTCATCGAACGCCTGCGCCCGGAACAAAAATTCGCCGGGCTTGACGCGATTAAAGCGCAAATTGCCATTGATTGCGAAAAAGCTAGAGAAATCTTGTCAAAAGAAGGCTAA
- a CDS encoding MaoC family dehydratase gives MSGEILTKGAGAAPGNAYYFDELEIGQKASFTKEVTDADIQAFADVSGDNNPVHLDPEFAAEHTPFGGCIAHGMMSAGFVSTVFGTVLPGPGAIYINQSLKFRAPVKAGDVVTAEVEITDLIEKRGFVQFNCRCLVDGKEVLIGEATLMPPKR, from the coding sequence ATGAGTGGCGAAATTCTGACCAAAGGCGCAGGTGCTGCGCCGGGGAATGCCTATTACTTTGACGAATTGGAAATCGGCCAAAAAGCCAGCTTCACCAAGGAAGTCACGGACGCTGACATCCAGGCGTTTGCGGACGTATCGGGCGACAACAACCCGGTTCACTTGGACCCGGAATTTGCCGCAGAGCACACGCCGTTCGGCGGCTGCATTGCGCACGGCATGATGTCAGCGGGTTTTGTCTCCACGGTCTTTGGCACCGTTTTGCCGGGGCCGGGAGCGATTTACATCAACCAAAGCCTCAAATTCCGCGCGCCGGTCAAAGCTGGCGATGTGGTCACGGCTGAGGTCGAGATCACCGATCTGATTGAAAAGCGTGGCTTTGTGCAATTCAATTGCCGCTGTCTGGTTGACGGCAAAGAGGTTTTGATCGGCGAAGCGACCTTGATGCCGCCCAAGCGCTAA
- a CDS encoding PAS domain-containing sensor histidine kinase has protein sequence MLWIFFSDKAVLALVADPQHVTALQTAKGWVFVGLTAALIFALCRRLVNDTHSAHNVALQEIADLRQSYEQQTAQIRARENYIREVVNNSAEAIVTLDERGKIETYNPAAAKVFGYSAEEAIGQSIALVIPEHSRAVHDVYMNDSQQFSKTILNKPRDILTVRKNGEEFPLRINISQMSVRDEHKYVAIMRDITERKALEDDLRFAKTMAEQANRSKSEFLSSMSHELRTPLNAIIGFSESMLSGVFGQIENASHTEYLGHINASGELLLELINEVLDLSKIEAGKLDLRLEPTSPCDMIALCTDMFQDQAKKHDISIDIATGNTPNNMVNADPRRLRQVLMNLISNAIKYNTTGGKLTIDCNMPTQDRLRILVTDTGTGISAAEMTKLFVPFNRLHAEHSGIPGTGIGLTLSKKLMEEMNGEIGVESVKGEGSTFWIELPKVTYQHTT, from the coding sequence GTGTTGTGGATATTTTTTTCCGACAAGGCTGTGCTGGCCTTGGTCGCAGACCCTCAGCACGTGACAGCGTTGCAAACGGCCAAAGGCTGGGTGTTTGTCGGGCTGACAGCGGCGTTGATCTTCGCTCTCTGCCGACGACTGGTTAACGATACCCACAGCGCCCATAACGTGGCATTGCAAGAGATTGCCGACCTGCGTCAAAGCTACGAACAACAGACGGCGCAAATCCGTGCGCGAGAAAATTACATCCGCGAAGTCGTGAACAACTCTGCTGAAGCCATCGTAACACTGGACGAACGCGGCAAGATCGAAACCTACAATCCAGCGGCGGCAAAGGTGTTCGGCTACAGCGCTGAAGAAGCCATCGGTCAATCCATAGCCTTGGTCATCCCCGAACACAGCCGCGCTGTTCACGACGTTTATATGAACGATTCCCAGCAGTTTTCCAAAACCATCTTGAACAAACCCCGCGACATTCTAACCGTGCGTAAAAACGGCGAGGAATTCCCCTTGCGCATCAACATTTCGCAAATGTCCGTGCGAGACGAGCACAAATATGTCGCCATCATGCGCGACATCACCGAACGCAAAGCCTTAGAAGACGATTTGCGCTTCGCCAAGACCATGGCGGAACAGGCCAACCGTTCAAAATCGGAATTCTTGTCCTCCATGAGCCACGAACTGCGCACGCCCTTGAATGCCATCATCGGGTTTTCCGAATCCATGCTCAGCGGGGTATTTGGCCAAATCGAAAACGCATCCCACACCGAATACCTGGGCCACATCAATGCCAGCGGCGAGCTATTGTTGGAGCTCATCAACGAAGTTTTGGATTTGTCCAAAATCGAAGCCGGGAAATTGGATTTACGACTAGAGCCCACCTCCCCGTGCGACATGATCGCTTTGTGCACCGACATGTTCCAAGACCAAGCGAAAAAGCACGACATCTCTATCGACATCGCAACTGGAAACACCCCAAACAACATGGTCAACGCCGACCCTCGGCGTTTGCGCCAAGTCTTGATGAACCTGATTTCCAACGCCATCAAATACAACACCACTGGTGGCAAGCTCACCATCGACTGCAACATGCCCACGCAAGACCGATTACGCATCCTTGTCACTGATACGGGGACAGGCATTTCGGCTGCGGAAATGACCAAACTGTTCGTGCCGTTCAACCGTTTGCACGCCGAACACAGCGGCATTCCCGGCACCGGCATCGGTTTAACGCTGAGCAAAAAGCTCATGGAAGAAATGAACGGAGAGATCGGTGTCGAATCGGTCAAAGGCGAAGGCTCGACGTTTTGGATCGAATTGCCGAAAGTGACTTATCAGCACACCACTTAG